In the Scyliorhinus torazame isolate Kashiwa2021f chromosome 4, sScyTor2.1, whole genome shotgun sequence genome, one interval contains:
- the LOC140411313 gene encoding probable G-protein coupled receptor 139 produces the protein MLETFNSLKEIYYLVLSIIGVPVNLLAIVILTRRNCGLSTCTTRYLVAMATADLLVIITEVILWRVRYYYFPPSFLDITHVCRVNTLLRRAATDCSVWFTVLFSFDRFVAICCLKLNGKYCTGKTAAVVLSTTGFLLCSKNIPHYFMQEPVEIINNIPWQCSTKPSYFTNPIWVGFDWFDTALTPFVPFALILLLNALTVKHILVASRVRKGLRGQRKGENHTDREMESRRKSVILLITISGSFILLWLVYVIHFFYYSITGSNILEFHGSLYIFRQVAYMLVNLSCCTNTFIYGVTQSMFREQLKKAFKYPATSISKFMKT, from the exons atgcttgaaaCATTTAACAGTTTGAAAGAAATATATTATTTGGTCCTGTCGATCATTGGTGTGCCCG TTAATTTACTGGCGATTGTGATCTTGACCCGGAGAAATTGTGGTctctccacctgcaccactcgctacttagtggccatggcaacggcggatctgctggtcATTATCACCGAGGTCATCCTGTGGAGGGTAAGATACTATTATTTCCCACCGTCTTTCCTGGACATCACCCATGTGTGTAGAGTGAACACTTTACTACGCCGTGCAGCCACAGActgctctgtctggttcaccgtcttgTTCTCTTTTGATCGATTTGTAGCAATTTGCTGCCTGAAGCTGAATGGAAAATATTGCACTGGGAAAACTGCAGCTGTGGTTCTATCAACAACCGGCTTTCTGCTTTGTTCAAAAAATATCCCACACTACTTTATGCAGGAACCTGTGGAGATAATAAACAATATACCATGGCAGTGCTCGACAAAACCAAGCTATTTTACGAATCCCATTTGGGTTGGATTTGACTGGTTTGACACCGCTTTAACCCCATTTGTCCCATTCGCTTTAATCCTGTTGCTTAACGCTTTGACAGTGAaacacattttagtggccagtcgTGTCCGTAAGGGACTTAGGGGTCAGAGAAAGGGAGAGAATCACACTGAccgagagatggagagcagaaggaagtctgtgATTCTACTCATcaccatatccggcagcttcatacTCCTGTGGTTGGTGTAtgttatacatttcttttattataGCATTACAGGGTCAAATATCTTGGAATTCCATGGCAGTTTATATATCTTCAGGCAAGTTGCATATATGCTGGTaaatttaagttgctgcacaaacacgttTATTTATGGGGTAACTCAATCCATGTTTAGAGAGCAGCTGAAGAAGGCGTTCAAGTATCCGGCTACATCAATATCTAAATTTATGAAAACGTAA